The Mesotoga infera genome includes a window with the following:
- a CDS encoding DUF3298/DUF4163 domain-containing protein: protein MRKLLIAGYLLLVLVTAFSFTQDLPEQVFVSRGDLISVLGKQIIEDSDICVVNIQVPSISGLKDKPFQDYLNATLESEIAQYRCEIEEMARKAFEESKTSEWPFRTFDVYVVYSAYVSDGILTLDMVFSEFTGGAHPNASRRTYNIDLSKSRLVALHNILGNRAVEDALNELIKSEIAKREDLWPDYFDGVTSDQLFYLKAGRLCVCFQPYDIGPWASGLSEFCFPLKELLNQR from the coding sequence ATGCGTAAATTGTTGATTGCTGGCTATCTCTTACTGGTTCTTGTTACTGCCTTTTCTTTCACACAGGATCTTCCTGAGCAGGTATTTGTTTCCCGAGGAGATCTGATTTCCGTTCTCGGAAAGCAGATAATTGAGGATTCAGACATCTGTGTCGTTAATATTCAGGTGCCTTCTATCAGCGGATTGAAGGATAAGCCGTTTCAGGACTATTTGAATGCAACTCTGGAATCGGAAATCGCTCAATATAGATGTGAAATCGAAGAGATGGCCAGAAAGGCCTTTGAGGAATCGAAGACATCTGAATGGCCCTTCAGGACTTTCGATGTCTATGTAGTCTACTCAGCATATGTGAGCGACGGAATTCTAACCTTGGATATGGTCTTCAGCGAATTCACGGGCGGGGCACATCCCAATGCATCGAGAAGAACATACAATATTGATTTGTCGAAGTCTCGACTTGTGGCTTTGCACAATATTCTCGGCAATAGGGCCGTTGAAGATGCATTGAATGAGTTAATAAAGTCAGAGATTGCAAAGCGCGAGGATCTTTGGCCAGATTACTTCGACGGAGTTACGTCGGATCAGCTCTTCTACCTGAAGGCGGGAAGACTGTGTGTATGCTTTCAGCCTTACGACATAGGTCCCTGGGCTTCGGGACTGTCGGAGTTCTGCTTTCCTCTGAAAGAACTGCTCAACCAGAGATGA
- the glpX gene encoding class II fructose-bisphosphatase codes for MIPEITLDMVRVTEAAALFSSVYLGRGNKEAVDQRAVDAMRGILDLLEMKGTIVIGEGEKDQAPMLAAGEHVGKWSDDDPEVLIAVDPVDGTRLVANGRSNALSVIAATEGGKIAPLPTYYVDKLAVGKELAGNLDIEATPRENLRIAAAILGVKVSELTVTMLDRERNYPLVEAVRTVGARIRLINDGDIAAAIATALPDGGTEIYMGIGGSPEAVLAASALQCMGGEIQVKCWPRDSGEIEKVNNSSFELDRVYGTKDLIDGEEVVFSATGITDGSFLKGVRFTHNQAITDSIAMRSSTRTVRRIRAYHEIAYKTITTKSGGEVFIFNSLLGKRM; via the coding sequence TTGATTCCGGAAATAACCCTTGATATGGTGAGGGTAACTGAAGCGGCGGCTTTGTTCTCTAGTGTCTATCTGGGTCGAGGTAATAAGGAAGCTGTTGATCAAAGAGCTGTCGACGCAATGAGGGGGATTCTCGATCTTCTTGAGATGAAAGGAACAATCGTTATTGGCGAAGGAGAGAAGGACCAGGCGCCAATGCTGGCTGCGGGAGAACATGTAGGCAAATGGAGTGACGACGATCCCGAAGTACTCATAGCAGTCGATCCCGTTGATGGTACGCGACTGGTGGCAAATGGAAGGTCAAATGCATTAAGCGTCATCGCGGCGACTGAAGGAGGGAAAATCGCTCCTCTTCCGACTTACTATGTGGACAAGCTGGCCGTTGGAAAGGAACTTGCTGGCAATCTTGATATAGAAGCAACTCCACGAGAAAACCTGCGTATTGCTGCTGCAATTCTTGGCGTAAAAGTGTCTGAACTGACCGTCACTATGCTGGACAGAGAGAGGAATTATCCTCTGGTTGAGGCAGTAAGAACTGTAGGAGCCAGAATCAGGCTGATAAATGATGGAGATATTGCTGCCGCAATCGCGACTGCTCTGCCAGATGGAGGAACGGAGATATACATGGGAATAGGAGGGTCGCCCGAAGCCGTTCTCGCTGCCTCTGCGCTTCAGTGCATGGGGGGAGAAATTCAGGTGAAATGCTGGCCAAGGGATTCCGGCGAGATTGAAAAGGTCAATAATTCGTCTTTTGAACTCGATCGAGTCTACGGAACAAAGGACCTTATAGATGGCGAGGAAGTTGTCTTCAGTGCAACCGGGATTACTGATGGTTCATTCTTGAAGGGTGTACGATTTACACATAATCAGGCAATAACCGATTCAATTGCAATGCGATCAAGCACAAGAACTGTGAGAAGAATAAGGGCGTACCATGAGATCGCCTACAAAACAATCACAACAAAATCCGGAGGTGAGGTCTTCATATTCAACAGTTTACTGGGAAAGAGGATGTAG